The genomic DNA ggtAAGCGACATATGTATGCAATCCAATGGTGATGAGAGGTTAAACGTACCATAACATAACCATACAATACAATACTATAGATTATTAAACATGTTAAATTACATTAAATGTTGAACTTTATCCTTTTCTTCATCTTTGTCTCCCTTAGTCTCAactttatccttttccttcttctcttcCTTATCCTTGTcttcctccttcttcttcttgtcctTCTCTCCATCCTCATTCTCATTTTCTGTTTCACCTTTGGGCTTCTCTtccttatttttcttctcttctttcacttcttcttcatcatttcCATCCTTCACAACTTTGTCCTTGcacttcttctccttcttctttttcttctcttcttcaacATCTTCTTCCGGTCATTCGCCATCTTCATTTTTTGATGCAATTTTgcccttctcttcttctccttagatttgttcttcttcttcttcttcttttgctcCTTCCCATCTTCTTCACCCTCCTTATCTTCATCCGCAGTTCCCTCCCCATCCTTATGTttctcattcttcttctctttcttttccttatctttcttcttcttcttcttcttcttctctcctttctcttcATCATCGCCCTTTGAGTCTTCTGCTGATTCCTCTCCCTTATCTTTGATCTCCTTggacttcttcttctcttctttctccttcttctcaACTTCACCTTTGTCCTTCTTGTCTTTGtctttcttctcctccttgcTATCTCCTGCCAGCTTGTCCCCTGAATCTGCCTGACACACTCCcgtctttcctttcttcttttcatcatCAACATCCgttttctcaattttcctTTCATACTCTCTGCCCTCTGCATCCTTCTCATTCAGCTTGGACTCCGGTTTGGCCCTTAAATCtgtcttcttttcctttgcaTTAGCCATTTCTGCTGCTTGGTTACAAATTCTTTagcttcctcctcctctcctccGATCACTGCGTATCTGATTAAGTTCGTTCTCTGCTAAACCTGCATGAACGAAAAATAAACAGGAAGTACATAATTACATTTACAAAGCAGGAGAACATATACATCAGCCTTCATGGTAATGTCATATAATTACATAAGTCTGACTACTAAGATGCATCGTCCGATACAGCAAGCCTTCATGGGATCGTGAACCAACGACAGATCCCGAAGGCCCTTCCTTCTACTATATGGCAAACAATACATGGACACAACACATAAGTGATTAATATAACTTCACGCGGTAACTCATGAACTGAaatacaaacaaaaaaaacgtCTGAGACACCTTGGCCTACTATCAGGGCAAAATTGATCAGCAATTATGTAGCTAACATACTGGCTAAGAGGCAAAAGTTGCTAGAAATCCAAAGCAGGGGTGAACCGAGGGGACAGATTAATTAGCTCCCAAAAGGGACCACGGAAGTAACCAAAAACaaatcaaacacgatgaccaTTGAGATTCATGGATGCATGAGAGGATTCGACATGAGTAGGTGATAAAGGGTCGAAAAGATTACGACTTTGATCAGACATACCGAGAAGAAGAGTTTCGGTCGATACCTTACAATTATCGTGAGAAATAGCACTGGTTTGCTCCAAGAGACGGTCCAATTTATTTGTAGGTGACTGGGAGTTGACTTGGTCCGGGCAGATTTTATAGCAATAAATGGAATGGACGGAAGCAAAGAATTTGGAGGAGCAGAAGAAGAGAATAAAGAGAGAGTGAGCCATGGGGATGCCATGGCAGGACACTTTGCCCACAAAGCAATTTACATGTCCGGTCTCTCCCAACATTCCCAAACCACCGCTATGATCACTTCCCGAAAAGCTgaatttgttttcatttttatccatTCACCATGCTCCAGATAATTTGCTATGCTTAATTATTTCGAAATCAATTGAGCATCTcgaaaatgagaaaaacatGATTCGTTACATTATATAATAAGGAATGTGTCACGGGCTAACTAAAGTTGAACATATATACAAGCATCAGGAGCGCtgttttaggaaaaaaaaaaaaaccaaaattaaAAGTACATTATCTTGAATttgttaataaaaatttggaaCCACGACAGTGGCCATTAGGCAAGCACATAATGTATAGATAAAGGTCCCATTACTGTCCAATGAATCATTTTATCTGCAGTTATTGTGTGGACTAACCGGTCAGTTTTTCTtatgtaatattatatatatatatatatatatgtaatggcATGGATTTATCACAGTTCATAAAAGACATGGACGTGCAATTAACTTCACAAAAATTAATGATGATTCAGAATCTCGCAATGATAATCTTTTGGAACTTGATTTAAGACgatattatttattcatttactgatttaatatataaataacgATAAAACGCCCAACATTCAATAACATTGCTTGCCCTTTAAGTTTTCCGTTGTTGATACAAGACACCAACTTTTCAATTTAGATGACTTGACTTTAGCATTAACCCCCCAGGACAATCCTCTAGCTTATATCAATGTATTCTTTTGTTCATATTCGTCGAACTCAATGCCTAGTTATGATGTCTTTCTTTACAATGGTAATTATGTCAACCCAAATTACAGTCAGAATGCGTCTGTCCACTAATATAAACCCtctatttattatattctAAAATAACCACCTTCATACATTTTAAAGAGTCCATACATACTCCATATCAgcatcgttttttttttttaaagaaaaaaactgtTTACTCCTGAGTTTTGAGAATAGTAAAAGTTTGTTTCCTGACATTTCAAAAATTGCATATTACCTCCTAATCTCTATGAAAAATAGACGTTTTGCCCTCTCGATTATAATTTCggtgaaattaataataataaaattaaaattaaaattaaaaagaggaaagaaatcGGAGGTTGAAAGTGAGGGAGGTCTACTGACCACCCCGCCCCCCGATCGGCGTTGCCGGTGAGCACAAAACCCACCGGTGACGACCATCCAAGAGGTGGGGTGGCCGACGAGGGCTCCCCTAATCGGGGGCAGGGGAGCCCCCGTTGGCCATCCCATCCCCCCAATCTATGTCACCGGGGGGTTCCACCTCCGGGATTGACGTCGCTGGTGAGTTGTGTGTCAGCCGGCGACGCCGATTAGGGGGTGGGGTGCTGATGGGTCTCCCTCACCCCCAActtcgatttttttattatcattattagtATTCTAAATGATTTCACCGGAAGTTTAATCGAATGCGGAAAAgtgtttatttttcatagaGGTTGAAGGATAATATGCAACTTTTGAAAGGTCACGGAGCCAATCTTTATCACTGTCAAAGCTCAAGAGGCCAactattttttccttttatttttttcgataaataaaaagatgagTAGTGATAGTGGCGATTTTGCTACTTTCTACTATGCAATGTTTGAACTCCAATACAAACACTAATTCCATCAGTGTAGTACAATCAAAGGTCTATTATAGTTCTATAATCGTGTCTCCTAAGTTCGAATGAAAAGCACATTCCAGCAATTGTtttgacataaaaaaaaaagttttaaaactaaaacttTGGAATTACCACTAAACTACCGTCTTTGTTGTTTTTTCAAtggttctttttttgtttttcgatTATAATCGAGATATATGTGTCTTGTTAAACGAAATAAATTACTTCACTGCGctacatattttattttcttcaaccaaaagaaattgaaaaggaaaaatgaaactGAAAATTGCAACAGAAAATattcgaagagagagagagagagagagagagagaaggataATCATAATCATAAATAAGAGAAGAAAGAACACAGAATCTTCCTGTGTTCCCCCGGCCTCAACGCGCCAAGGCGTcgcgctctctctctctctttctgacCCGGCGTAGTTCTTTGAAAACTGATTGAAACTTCAAACCAGTGACGTTCCTGTGGGCTGTggcaagccaatctctctctatTGATTGATCGATTCATTCACCCTGTTCTCGCGATTCCGTGGTGTTGAATTTTGCTTGCCGAGCTCTACCAGGACAGCTATCTTGTAGAGTTCTTCCACGATGAACGACCTTCTGACGGTAATGGCTTCTTTCTTTAATAGCTCAGTTGCGTCGCAGTCTGCTTGATTAAATTGTGCACGGCTTCGCTTTTTGTACCTTTTGATGGCTGTCGTGTTCCAAGCTTGAAAGCGGTAGCTACATCAGTTTCATCAACTGTTTTGTTCTGTCCTGTCTGTAGTTCATTTGATTTGGTCGCATGTTTTGGAGCAGCAGATGTCTCAGTTTTGAGTTTTACAGTTGACGTCCGGCTTCGGGGCAATAATTGATGGCAAATTACCTTAATACGATCACCAGAACATGTAGTGAGGATTCATTCTACAGATTGCTTCTCATTCTGAGGGAAAAAGTTTGGTTTCTGAAACTGTTTATATGGTTTAAATCGACGGACAAGTATGCGATCCCAACTCATGTTTCTGTCAGGGCTTAGGTTGACTGTACAAACATCAATTACGAGCTTTAAGCATAAAAAGTCAGATTCGTGTGCCAACTTTAGCCCGTTTCTCAGTTTTGAGGAACTGTAAATGGTGTCAGCAGCTGCTGTGGGCCATCCAATTTTGTTGACGACGGATATTTTTCTGCatttgataaaatattaatttttttaaggcATTCTCTTGAACATCAAGAATCACTACATGTGCAGGGAGGTATTGAAAGTGGTGATTGAATGATCTTTTGCAGGATTCCTTTGAGATCCCTCGGGATCAAGCTTCTGGAGTTGGAGATATTGAGATGGGATCGCATGGTCCCTCAGGGTCTGGGGACCATGGGATGGAAAATTTCTTGCACAAGGTAATCTTTATTTCATCCCTTTGGTTTGTCTTTCACTTCCTTAAGAGGGAAAAACTTGTCTGTGCTTAGTACCGAGAATTTGATTCAATTGAGCAGTACTCGTTTCTTTATCTGCCAGGTTGAAGATGTCAATAAACAAATCGAAAAGCTGAACAAGCTGCTCAAGAAACTCCAGGTTTGTGTCTGTCAGCcttgtccttttctttttattcctgcattttaattagtttttattGTCCAGAATAGATTATCAGTTTGTAACTTTCACACCATAATCTCTTACTTTCGTGCACTGTAATGTGCTGCTTGATACTTGTACCCATGAACACAGGATGCGCACGAAGAGTCGAAGACTGTAACCAAAGCTGCTTCCATGAAAGGTAATCAGCTATagcattatttttaattacttttccTACCATTAAGTTACAATATAAGAGAGGAAACCTTTTAATGCGATCACGAGGAACGCAAACTCGGTTAATccttatttatatttgttgtTCTACTTTTACTGTTCTGATGCACTGATCACTCTGGCTCAAATGTTCCAGTAATCAAGCAGCGAATGGAGAAAGATGTTGATGAAGTTGGACAGATTGCTCGTTCAGTGAAGTCTAAGATTGAAGAACTTGACAGAGAAGTGAGAACATCTCCTAGTCCTTGTCCATTAGAATGataaaatttctaaatatGTTTCGCTTAACTTTTCCTTTCTTGTGATAGAATTTGTTAAGTAGGCAGAAGCCTGGGTGTGGTAAGGGAACTGCTTCAGATCGATCAAGAATGGGGACAACTGCGtacttctctctcttcccacCCTCTCTCTGATCCCACTCCAAATTAAATGCGCATAACAATATCCATGTTGAATACGTTTAGCAGACTTGT from Punica granatum isolate Tunisia-2019 chromosome 2, ASM765513v2, whole genome shotgun sequence includes the following:
- the LOC116197058 gene encoding nucleolar protein 58-like, whose translation is MANAKEKKTDLRAKPESKLNEKDAEGREYERKIEKTDVDDEKKKGKTGVCQADSGDKLAGDSKEEKKDKDKKDKGEVEKKEKEEKKKSKEIKDKGEESAEDSKGDDEEKGEKKKKKKKKDKEKKEKKNEKHKDGEGTADEDKEGEEDGKEQKKKKKKNKSKEKKRRAKLHQKMKMANDRKKMLKKRRKRRRRRSARTKL